CCCCTTGCTGGTGTAGATCGTTCAGCAACTCAGGAATTAAGTCAACCAACTAGGGCAGTCGATTCCCCGATTTACTCTACTAGTGAAGACATCAACCTATACGAAGAGCGCTTGAAGGTAGACAAGCAGCGCGAGAAGACTGGGGAAGTTGTCGTTGGTAAGCATACTGAAACTGAAGTTGCTCGCGTATCAGTACCAATTGAAAAAGAGCGGATTGTAATTGAGCGAGTTATCCCTACAGAGGAAGTAGGAGTTAGCCCCATTAATCATGCCTTCCAAGATGGCGAAACTATCCGAATGGAAGTTTATGAGGAAACGGCTGATATTCGCAAAGAAGCGTTTGTTCGCGAGGAAATCAGTATTCGTAAAGAAGTAAGTCAAGAAACTGTTCAAGCTGAAGAAACTTTGCGTCGAGAAGAACTTAGTATCGACACGCAGGGCAGCCCAGTTGTTGATAATTCTATGAATCCTACGACTGACAAGCGCGTTTAAGAGGTAAACTTGGTCGCTGCCGCTAGATTCTACGGCGATGCGACCAAATCTCAATTTCTTTTTTATTAGCAGGACAACATGAAAAACTTAACGCCTATTTTACTAAGTGGTCTATTGACTTTGGGTGTGGTTGCATGCGATAACACAGCCAAAACTAGCACTTCAGCCCCCAACTCGACTACAGACAACCCAACTAATGTAGATCAAACAGAAGCAAAAACTAATCAGGACGATGCTACCAGCGAAACACGTCGCAAGCAACTAAATTCCGATATTCGCGCCCGAGAACAGCGTAACAAGGCGATAGGTGACGAAAGCATAAAAGCAGATAGCGATGTTGAAAGCGAAGTCCGCTCGAAGTTAGAGGCGAATTTACCTGCTAGCTCCCTAGTAGTTAATTCTAAAGAAGGAGTGGTT
This is a stretch of genomic DNA from Merismopedia glauca CCAP 1448/3. It encodes these proteins:
- a CDS encoding BON domain-containing protein; the encoded protein is MKNLTPILLSGLLTLGVVACDNTAKTSTSAPNSTTDNPTNVDQTEAKTNQDDATSETRRKQLNSDIRAREQRNKAIGDESIKADSDVESEVRSKLEANLPASSLVVNSKEGVVTVTGTVVDNQQLQKIEPLAKEIAGVKSVTIQAKVDPAAKPQAPQSGTGAPLKAHTDKN